In one Knoellia sp. p5-6-4 genomic region, the following are encoded:
- a CDS encoding AAA family ATPase: MGRRFPEFMRHRESLRKLGSQVVFAGLCKESGFQDCGIALVRFSGAIEAAFGLTREVVLFYSPHRDIQVRTYQTARNVLNRLGREVSPDLLFLSAPDPRLRVKLDDWSRPEVMAIPLEAEMGEDALSFISLIRDYIYSRDLFYETTPVRGSRFFGRRTLLQTLRDDVKNQRVAGVFGLRKAGKTSVLMQLSDMLQSTNTVTILMDLEAFPSPPADPTPDILAELRRRLLVALKERGLRTQELAQLSKTPTIVEMKTALQTLLGKLDADGVAILLLLDEIEYLTPADQIDVAEGAMPQVAQMLGALRSLVQETPNFTFVLSGLTSAIIEGGRLYGRPNPLFSWAKAHYLGPFERSEADELATSIGAKMGIEIEAGALEALFDASGGHAFLYRNLASRVVSDLPIDVYRRRITRSEVLHALLPWKASVTGNVGEMVDHVRRYYATEAILLEILMDSPNDFGTLAETEPQALDHLLNLGLVHRADRGYSLNSLLELM, translated from the coding sequence TTGGGGCGCCGTTTCCCCGAGTTCATGCGGCACCGCGAGTCACTGCGGAAACTCGGGTCACAGGTCGTTTTTGCTGGCTTGTGCAAGGAGTCCGGCTTCCAGGATTGCGGCATCGCTCTTGTCCGATTCAGCGGCGCCATCGAAGCAGCTTTCGGCCTGACGCGTGAAGTCGTCCTCTTCTATAGCCCGCACCGGGACATCCAGGTCAGGACATACCAAACAGCACGCAATGTCCTCAACCGCCTCGGCCGCGAGGTGTCCCCAGATCTCTTGTTCTTGAGCGCCCCCGACCCCCGCCTTCGGGTCAAGCTCGATGACTGGTCAAGGCCGGAAGTTATGGCGATCCCACTTGAGGCTGAAATGGGAGAGGATGCGTTGTCGTTCATCTCCCTCATCCGGGATTACATTTACAGCCGCGATCTATTCTATGAGACGACCCCCGTCCGTGGGAGCCGATTCTTCGGCCGGCGCACGCTTCTTCAAACCCTGCGGGACGACGTCAAGAACCAGCGCGTCGCAGGCGTGTTTGGCCTCCGAAAAGCAGGCAAGACCAGCGTGCTGATGCAGCTCTCAGACATGCTGCAGTCGACGAACACGGTGACGATTCTGATGGACTTGGAGGCATTTCCGTCGCCCCCAGCCGACCCCACGCCCGACATCTTGGCCGAACTACGCCGCAGGCTTCTGGTGGCCTTGAAAGAGCGTGGACTTCGAACCCAAGAGCTAGCGCAGCTCTCCAAGACGCCCACCATCGTGGAGATGAAGACGGCGCTCCAAACCCTACTTGGGAAACTAGACGCTGACGGCGTAGCGATCCTGCTTCTCCTCGATGAGATCGAGTATCTGACGCCTGCAGACCAGATCGATGTAGCCGAAGGGGCCATGCCTCAAGTAGCGCAGATGCTCGGAGCACTTCGCAGCCTGGTGCAGGAGACGCCCAACTTCACATTCGTTTTGTCAGGGCTCACCAGCGCCATCATCGAGGGCGGACGGCTTTACGGTCGCCCAAACCCGCTCTTTTCATGGGCCAAGGCTCACTACCTTGGACCATTCGAGAGATCTGAGGCTGACGAACTAGCCACGTCAATCGGGGCGAAAATGGGCATCGAGATTGAGGCTGGCGCTCTCGAAGCTCTGTTTGACGCTTCGGGTGGCCATGCATTTCTCTACCGGAACCTTGCCTCTCGAGTGGTCAGTGACTTACCCATAGACGTCTACCGTCGCCGAATCACGCGATCCGAGGTCCTGCACGCTCTGCTGCCTTGGAAGGCATCCGTCACAGGCAACGTCGGCGAGATGGTCGACCACGTGCGTCGCTACTACGCGACAGAGGCGATTCTGCTCGAAATTCTGATGGATTCTCCTAACGACTTCGGGACCCTGGCCGAGACTGAGCCCCAGGCGCTCGACCACCTGTTGAACCTTGGGCTCGTGCACCGAGCGGATCGCGGCTATTCGCTCAACTCACTTCTGGAGCTGATGTGA
- a CDS encoding NUDIX hydrolase, whose amino-acid sequence MSDTPRHSVSVAAAIFDDTGENVLLIKRRDNGRWEPPGGVLELEETIEDGLRREVREETGAEIAVGPLTGVYKNMNLGIVALVFRSQLASKPSEESPEAAEVAWHPHSQLPDSMLEAYAARITDALAQSGPAIRAHDGASLLRQNPTQ is encoded by the coding sequence ATGAGCGACACACCGCGCCACTCAGTCAGCGTCGCGGCGGCGATCTTCGACGACACCGGTGAGAACGTCCTGCTCATCAAGCGCCGCGACAATGGGCGCTGGGAGCCTCCCGGCGGTGTGCTGGAGCTCGAAGAGACCATTGAAGATGGGCTCCGTCGAGAAGTCCGCGAGGAGACCGGGGCCGAGATCGCGGTGGGCCCCCTGACCGGCGTTTACAAGAACATGAACCTTGGAATCGTCGCCCTTGTCTTTCGCAGTCAACTCGCATCCAAGCCAAGCGAGGAGTCCCCGGAAGCAGCTGAGGTCGCCTGGCATCCACACTCCCAACTGCCGGACTCCATGCTCGAGGCATACGCCGCTCGGATCACCGACGCACTGGCCCAATCAGGACCCGCGATCCGCGCGCACGATGGAGCGTCCCTGCTGAGGCAGAACCCCACACAGTAA
- a CDS encoding GntR family transcriptional regulator → MLDLGEVNKSSDTPAFKQIAAGLRESIGAGRLAPGDKVPSESQLMEHFGVARMTVRQALSELRAEGLLVAEHGRGVFVRERPVVRRVASDRFARRHRAAGHAAFIAEAEGVGTPSVDEIQVGYEAASAVVREALELPARSRVVARHRRYLMDGQPVELGSSYIPATIAKGTQIEQADTGPGGVYARLEEAGHTLAEFTEEVGARMPTPEERRRLRLPAGTPVLTVRRVAFDTEGRRVELTDTVKAAPSYVLEYRFPAI, encoded by the coding sequence ATGCTGGACCTGGGCGAGGTCAACAAGTCCTCCGACACGCCCGCCTTCAAGCAGATCGCTGCTGGACTGCGCGAGTCCATCGGTGCTGGTCGGCTGGCGCCAGGGGACAAGGTTCCATCCGAGTCGCAGCTCATGGAGCATTTCGGCGTAGCCCGAATGACCGTGCGGCAGGCGCTATCGGAGCTGCGGGCCGAAGGGCTGCTGGTTGCCGAGCATGGGCGCGGCGTCTTCGTTCGTGAGCGTCCGGTTGTGCGACGCGTGGCCTCGGATCGCTTCGCGCGCCGGCACCGTGCGGCGGGGCATGCCGCGTTCATCGCCGAGGCTGAGGGAGTGGGGACCCCGTCCGTAGACGAGATCCAGGTCGGTTACGAGGCGGCGTCGGCTGTGGTTCGAGAGGCGTTGGAGTTGCCAGCGCGAAGCCGTGTTGTGGCGCGCCATCGCCGCTACCTCATGGACGGACAGCCGGTGGAACTCGGGTCCTCATACATTCCTGCGACGATCGCCAAGGGCACTCAGATCGAGCAGGCCGACACCGGCCCCGGCGGCGTATATGCCCGTCTCGAGGAGGCCGGCCATACATTGGCCGAGTTCACGGAAGAGGTCGGCGCACGAATGCCCACACCCGAGGAGCGGCGGCGACTTCGTCTGCCTGCTGGGACTCCCGTACTCACGGTTCGTCGGGTGGCGTTCGACACCGAGGGTCGTCGTGTGGAGCTGACCGACACGGTCAAGGCTGCGCCGAGCTACGTGCTGGAGTACCGCTTCCCAGCGATCTGA
- a CDS encoding plasmid replication, integration and excision activator gives MAIQPRIRVLFEDVFPDGALMRGEVAAVEDFDALQAARAAGREPGDIQLRDKVTGLRVWEVRVVDLDENARKGQGEVTVKISADVQPVPPPKPDGQKLRPVEFENLTATAWIDDRGSRPNIAWSYRADAVRAPGTKSVSGSSNGQRQPEKGAA, from the coding sequence ATGGCTATTCAGCCGAGGATTCGTGTGCTGTTCGAAGACGTGTTCCCGGATGGGGCACTCATGCGTGGCGAGGTCGCGGCGGTCGAGGACTTCGACGCTCTGCAGGCGGCCAGGGCTGCGGGACGAGAGCCGGGGGACATCCAGCTGCGGGACAAGGTGACCGGACTGCGCGTCTGGGAAGTCCGCGTGGTCGACCTCGACGAGAACGCTCGCAAGGGGCAGGGCGAGGTCACGGTGAAGATCTCCGCCGACGTCCAGCCGGTGCCGCCGCCGAAGCCGGATGGGCAGAAGCTGCGGCCCGTTGAGTTCGAGAACCTGACGGCTACGGCGTGGATCGACGACCGGGGCAGCCGTCCGAACATCGCGTGGTCGTACCGCGCTGATGCTGTACGCGCCCCGGGCACCAAGTCTGTGAGTGGATCCAGCAACGGTCAGCGTCAGCCCGAGAAGGGGGCGGCGTGA
- a CDS encoding FtsK/SpoIIIE domain-containing protein, translated as MGERRGAMFDSDEPVALIFEAAVRLVMFAAWSVFRLARFAVRRPLRALPVVGLVLLDRYAGHAAVLLLVACLGAALAVWRLGSPDSYRRMARPRLNELWLSLTYPRKWRRVAHRVGLVAHDYDNDRSRRYVYGALHKVKVTPAGIVRLHVAIPVGLTLDDYARRADALAVAFGAREARVSAAGATSVWIELHRSDVLASTIRPLPAEPAHALNLAAVPIGRHEDGTLWRFSLWQTHVLIAGATGAGKGSILWSLLHGLSPAIDAGWVQVWAIDPKGGMELRPGARLFSRFEDGTPETMCDLLEDLAAVMDARAKTLAAQGVRKHQPSPDSPHVLAVIDELATLTAFAERSVVRRIEQALGLLLTKGRAVGITVLAAVQDPGKDVVGWRDLFPTRVAMRLDNPIQVDMVLGEGARDLGATADHISEHTPGVAFVRVEGTRAIRRVRASYLTDDDIAALASSVTASPALSAPRPPKPLDLFDDLMAEPAQAPTVEADPKPAATSKNESPAPRPARKPRKPRKPRNRDGSWVA; from the coding sequence GTGGGGGAGCGCAGGGGAGCGATGTTCGATAGCGACGAGCCAGTCGCCCTGATTTTCGAGGCGGCGGTCCGGCTGGTCATGTTCGCGGCGTGGTCGGTGTTCCGGCTGGCAAGGTTCGCGGTGCGCCGTCCGTTGCGTGCGCTGCCGGTCGTTGGGCTGGTGCTGCTGGACCGCTATGCCGGCCACGCAGCCGTTCTCCTCCTCGTCGCTTGTTTGGGTGCCGCGCTGGCTGTGTGGCGCCTGGGCTCGCCGGACTCCTATAGGCGCATGGCGAGACCGCGTTTGAACGAGCTGTGGCTGTCGTTGACCTACCCGCGCAAGTGGCGGCGGGTCGCGCACCGGGTGGGTCTGGTTGCGCACGACTACGACAACGACCGCTCGCGCCGGTACGTCTACGGCGCACTGCACAAGGTGAAGGTGACTCCGGCCGGGATCGTCCGCCTCCATGTGGCGATCCCGGTCGGGCTCACCCTCGACGACTACGCCCGCCGAGCCGATGCCCTTGCAGTCGCCTTCGGAGCGAGGGAAGCACGGGTGTCTGCGGCCGGGGCGACGTCCGTCTGGATCGAGTTGCACCGCTCCGACGTCCTCGCCTCAACGATCCGACCGCTCCCGGCCGAGCCCGCCCACGCGCTGAACCTTGCCGCGGTTCCCATCGGGCGACACGAGGACGGGACGTTGTGGCGGTTTTCCCTGTGGCAAACCCACGTCCTGATTGCGGGAGCAACTGGTGCGGGCAAGGGCTCCATCCTCTGGTCCCTGCTGCACGGGCTGTCCCCGGCCATCGATGCCGGGTGGGTTCAGGTGTGGGCCATCGACCCCAAGGGCGGCATGGAGCTTCGCCCCGGTGCTCGGTTGTTCTCGCGGTTCGAAGACGGCACTCCCGAGACGATGTGCGACCTGCTCGAGGACCTCGCCGCCGTGATGGACGCCCGCGCCAAGACGCTGGCCGCCCAGGGTGTCCGCAAGCATCAGCCGTCGCCGGACTCCCCGCACGTGCTGGCCGTTATCGACGAGCTGGCGACCCTGACGGCGTTCGCGGAACGGTCGGTGGTGCGCCGCATCGAGCAGGCTCTGGGGCTGCTGCTGACCAAGGGCCGTGCGGTCGGCATCACCGTCCTCGCCGCGGTGCAGGACCCCGGTAAGGACGTCGTCGGCTGGCGTGACCTGTTCCCGACCCGGGTGGCGATGCGCCTGGACAACCCGATCCAGGTCGACATGGTCCTCGGCGAGGGAGCCCGCGACCTCGGGGCCACCGCCGACCACATCTCCGAGCACACGCCTGGTGTGGCGTTCGTCCGCGTCGAGGGCACCCGTGCAATCCGACGCGTGCGGGCCTCCTACCTCACGGACGACGACATCGCGGCTCTCGCGTCGTCCGTTACCGCATCTCCCGCCCTGAGCGCACCACGACCGCCGAAGCCGCTCGATCTGTTCGACGACCTGATGGCCGAGCCTGCCCAAGCGCCCACGGTCGAGGCCGACCCCAAGCCTGCTGCGACCAGCAAGAACGAGAGTCCTGCCCCGAGGCCCGCACGCAAACCGCGGAAGCCGCGCAAGCCCCGCAATCGCGACGGGTCTTGGGTGGCCTGA